The proteins below come from a single Rhizobium tropici CIAT 899 genomic window:
- the arsK gene encoding arsenite efflux MFS transporter ArsK: MASRFSIPTASALSERVPLLAVLALGVTQIIGYGTLYYSFSILAPDMAVQFAWSSEWVFGALSAALLVGGLTAPWLGVLFDRIGAARVMTIGSFVAAAALAACAFAPNKAAYVAALVAIEVSANLVQYGAAFALLVQIRPHIASRSITYLTLIAGFASTIFWPITTALHAHFAWQNVYLVFAVLNLCICLPIHAWLSRQGTKRGAKTSTAAPRVEGVLPPARRRLGFAIMVTGFSLMSLVSSAILVHLVPLLSGLGLGATAALVGTLFGPSQVGSRLINMVFGKNLPALHLAVIASTLIPGGVLVLLLSAPSVPGAMAFAMIFGMGNGLLSIVTGTLPLHLFGSDGYGRLQGKMMAARLILSALAPFVLAFAMENIGITPSLAITAALGGLSIVALSSIAALQ, translated from the coding sequence ATGGCGAGCAGGTTCTCGATACCGACGGCAAGCGCCTTGTCTGAACGGGTGCCCCTTCTTGCCGTGCTCGCGCTCGGCGTCACGCAGATCATCGGGTATGGCACCCTTTATTATAGTTTCAGCATCCTCGCGCCCGATATGGCTGTGCAGTTCGCGTGGTCGAGCGAATGGGTTTTCGGCGCGCTGTCGGCGGCACTTCTGGTCGGCGGCCTCACCGCACCGTGGCTCGGCGTGCTGTTCGACAGGATCGGCGCCGCCCGGGTGATGACGATCGGCTCCTTCGTGGCGGCTGCCGCTCTGGCCGCGTGCGCCTTCGCGCCCAACAAGGCAGCCTACGTCGCAGCACTCGTTGCGATCGAGGTTTCCGCCAATCTGGTCCAGTATGGCGCGGCCTTTGCGCTGCTCGTGCAAATCCGGCCACACATCGCTTCCCGCAGCATCACCTATCTGACGCTGATCGCCGGGTTCGCCTCGACAATCTTCTGGCCGATCACCACGGCACTCCATGCGCATTTCGCCTGGCAGAACGTCTACCTGGTCTTTGCCGTCCTGAACCTGTGTATCTGCCTGCCGATCCACGCGTGGTTGTCGCGTCAGGGAACCAAGCGCGGGGCGAAGACATCGACCGCCGCTCCGCGCGTTGAAGGTGTGTTGCCGCCGGCTCGCCGTCGCCTTGGCTTTGCGATCATGGTCACGGGTTTTTCGCTGATGTCGCTCGTCAGTTCGGCCATTCTGGTGCATCTGGTGCCGCTGCTGTCCGGCCTCGGCCTTGGTGCGACCGCGGCCCTCGTGGGGACACTCTTCGGCCCGTCGCAGGTCGGCAGCCGCCTCATCAACATGGTATTCGGCAAGAACCTGCCCGCACTCCATCTGGCCGTGATCGCCTCGACGCTGATACCGGGCGGGGTGCTCGTGCTTCTGCTTTCGGCGCCATCCGTACCTGGCGCCATGGCTTTCGCGATGATCTTCGGCATGGGTAACGGCCTCCTCAGCATCGTCACCGGCACGCTGCCTCTGCATCTCTTCGGCAGCGACGGCTACGGGAGGCTTCAGGGGAAGATGATGGCGGCGCGGCTGATCCTTTCAGCTCTTGCCCCATTCGTCCTGGCCTTCGCGATGGAGAATATCGGCATCACGCCGTCACTTGCCATCACGGCTGCTCTGGGCGGGCTTTCCATCGTTGCTCTGTCGTCCATCGCAGCATTGCAGTGA
- the arsC gene encoding arsenate reductase (glutaredoxin) (This arsenate reductase requires both glutathione and glutaredoxin to convert arsenate to arsenite, after which the efflux transporter formed by ArsA and ArsB can extrude the arsenite from the cell, providing resistance.), which produces MTMDVTIYHNPDCGTSRNTLALIRNAGIEPTVIEYLSNPPSRDDLVKMIADAGLTIRQAIREKGTPYAEFGLDNPELTDAQLLNAMLKDPILINRPFVVTPMGTRLARPSEVVLDILPDTHKGPFAKEDGEQVLDTDGKRLV; this is translated from the coding sequence ATGACCATGGATGTTACGATCTACCACAATCCCGATTGTGGCACCTCGCGCAACACGCTGGCATTGATCCGCAATGCCGGCATCGAGCCGACCGTCATTGAATATCTGAGCAATCCGCCAAGCCGCGATGATCTCGTCAAGATGATTGCCGATGCGGGTTTGACCATCAGGCAGGCGATCCGCGAAAAGGGCACGCCCTATGCCGAGTTCGGCCTGGACAATCCGGAGTTGACCGATGCCCAGTTGCTCAATGCCATGTTGAAGGATCCGATTCTGATCAACCGCCCGTTCGTCGTCACGCCCATGGGCACGCGTCTGGCCCGTCCTTCGGAAGTCGTCCTGGATATACTGCCCGATACGCATAAAGGCCCGTTCGCCAAGGAAGATGGCGAGCAGGTTCTCGATACCGACGGCAAGCGCCTTGTCTGA